Genomic window (Nicotiana sylvestris chromosome 7, ASM39365v2, whole genome shotgun sequence):
ATCTGGTTTACCAACTCTGTTCAAATTTTGGACTCTAAATTGCCTTTCTTCATTGATTGTAACTCCAGCGTattgtttttcaatttttcattttaCGTATATACAACAAtctatatacacacatatattcTTTTTGTTATATAACTTTATCTTTTATATCAGCTAATTTACACACGGATATATTTGACCGCGAGAAGCGCGAGCTAATTAACTAGTTATATAGAGTATACGATGAAGCTACCTATAACGAATTTAATAAGTAGTCCAGTAACTCCAGATTTTTAGCCAACTAACCACATGGTGCATCTACCTTAAGAGAATATAAAAAACCATAGTATATGCAGCATGAAATGATGAAATGCTTGAAAATCTAATGCTAAAGTATTACCACATTTTTATAGCAACCCAGTTTTTTGGTGTTCTCTTCCTATTAAATTACAAGGTGTAGTTCAAAACTCAACAGAGTGGCCTGTTTAACTCTAAATTCTCATTGCTAAGTGAGTTTTAAGGCCTAATATGGGTAGAACTCTGAACAACTAATAGAAAGCCCATTCATAACTTTCTCCTCTAATAGGACCTCATATAAAACCAATTTCACAAAAAgaaaatattgaaagaaaaagcTACATAACATCTAACAGAAAAGCCCTTCAACAGGTTATTACAGAAAATGCAGGAAACGGTCCACGGCACAATTCATTGTGCACATTATTATCAGAAGTTCAACTTATAAACACTGACAGTGTAAATGATTTTTACACTATCTAGGCCAAATCATTCTGAAGGGTTCACCATCAATAGAAAACCACTGCAGCAGAGGCAGAGGCTTTTGGGGCATTTATTAGCCTCTCCTCGAATTCCTGAACCTTACCAGACATAAGAGTAATTGGGCCATAGATCCACGTTTGCTTCTCCGCGAATATCACCATTTCCTCTAATACCATGGAACTCCTGAGCAAATATTCCACAAAATGAATCACATGCTTCTCCATTACGAAACCAGCTACCTCCACCGTCTTGAGGTGATGAGTCAAGCACTGGACAGGAGTATCTACCATATTCCAAAATTCATCTCCATCAAAGTCATATGGGTGAATCCACGAGGTTGCGTTCTAAAATAAGCACAAGAGGAAATATCCAGTTAAGAATTGTCCTGAGCTATCTATAACGGATACTAACAAGGTCTCGGAACTGCAAAATCTTAGGGTAACACATTATGAAAATACATCTATAGTTACTgtgaaacaaacaaagaaaatcaTACATGTTTAGAAATTTAAGTTTCCACCTTGAAGAAACATGATGTCTTATGTTGCTACTTGATGGTTTCTCATGACTCCCCAAATAATGAGTAAAAAGGAGATTAGGAAAAAAGTGCTATTTGCATATGAAATTTGAAagtgctattttttttttaaaatggaaaATGTCAAAGTTAGTATTCAACATATCCCAATCATGCCAACTCGGGTTAGTGTCCTACCAGTGTCTGACACCAACATGTTTCCAAATCTTTAGGGTCCATGATAATAGGTTCGACTCGAACATTGCAAAGAACACAGTTAACAACTAGAGCAATAAAACAATTAAATTTTGTCATACTCGCGATGGATAATCATAGTAAGCAGTTATTTCGATGATAAGATTCTCCAAGCAAGGACAGTGCTTCAGCAAGTTCAGTATTCCTGGTAAGTGCCATTTCACAAAATCCAATTGAAGGTTAAGCGCCTTGCAACTGAAGGTCGGAGCTGGTAGATTTGTCAACTGCCATGAAGAAAATACCTAGGcagacaaaaaataaaaacacaaaagttaaagaaactaaataaatAGATTTTTGCATTAGACTATTCAAGCCCTTGGTCAACTTTCTTTGTTGCTATGTGAAACATGAGCATTCCCCATCTATTTATTTGAACAACGCATCTCTACACCATGAAAAAGATATTGTCTGTAAGTTCAAATTAAGCTTAAACACATTTGATGCAACGCACACATTCAATGCGATGTACAAATTTGGTGTGTGCTTCAGCACATAAGTAAATTCTTGTGTTGGCGAAAAGGACTATGTCTAAAAGGAAATGGTCCTATGCACTATGAACAATGCTTCTAAATGATCAAGAAAACAAGGAGGTTTCTTCCTTTGATATTGACATGATAAAGAATGCAATCAAAGAGATGCTTACAATAGCAAAGAATGCTGCATCGCAACAAATTTGACGTAAATGCTTGCTAAACTGAACCATGAAAATGCAGACATCTAAATTGCTTAGAGGAAGTAGCACACAGTCATATGGCAACTTCACTATACTCTGACTTTTTATTATCTAGCCTCCATAAGACTCTACATGAAAGAATATGCCTTTTGCTGTAGGACTTAGGATATTGACTTATCTACCCTTTCTGAGTTTATGGAAAACAACATGAGAAGGGTTTGTTTGTAATCTGATCATATTGAAATAAAAGTTTCTTTTTTCAATAAGTTaaaatgaaatttcttaagaaaagCAGAGAAGCACAAACTCAAGATGACGATTTAATCAACAAGGACTTGTGCTGACAACCACAAGGTAAGTAACAAAAGCATTAAAAAACTGATTGCACAATGTACATGAAATATCGTTTGATGCCTAAACCTGAGCGTTAAAGACAAAATCCAACACCATAACCCCTCCAGTCAATAAATTTAATGTTATTCCATCTCTTGAATAGAGGAGTTTATAGTTAGTATGTCCACCTAAAAGGCTATTTCTCCAGAGTCAGAAATGTTAAATATACCTGGAGAAGTTGTGGAGAAAGAGAAAAAGCCACATACCAGAGCAAACCAGGAACATAGCTTGAGACTTTTGGCCCCTGTAATTGTTTGGAGGAGTATTCTCATCTCTTGATAATCCTTGTACTCTTTGAAGTCATACTTCTCCATACGATTGACAGACACTTCAACAATAGATGCTACATTTGTAATATCCAGCACCTCCACAGTTCCAGACATTTCTAATGATAGAAGAGTTGGAGCAGAGACATGTATCCTTGTTCCAAACCATCTAATGCCAAGTACCAAtg
Coding sequences:
- the LOC104218909 gene encoding putative F-box protein At1g49610; protein product: MSARQRSCNFNEDRISGLPDAILIHILSLLPTIESVNTILIRRFNHLWPFIHKLTFDQCMFPGHNCVYYSQANRPDYDERFLNFVRHVLLLNKSPTLYKFSLDFHFSLSHSIRQRVSNRTDRWQYDCLRSEKRMANEIGTWIQFALNKNLKVLDLSFSAHGTFEPQAYYDLPNFVLSSPHLVELRLAYCKINTKKKSDLKALTTFSLDNVMLMDQSMDYILSGCPVLEELTLWFCYGHRRLVLVNSNLKTLVLGIRWFGTRIHVSAPTLLSLEMSGTVEVLDITNVASIVEVSVNRMEKYDFKEYKDYQEMRILLQTITGAKSLKLCSWFALVFSSWQLTNLPAPTFSCKALNLQLDFVKWHLPGILNLLKHCPCLENLIIEITAYYDYPSRNATSWIHPYDFDGDEFWNMVDTPVQCLTHHLKTVEVAGFVMEKHVIHFVEYLLRSSMVLEEMVIFAEKQTWIYGPITLMSGKVQEFEERLINAPKASASAAVVFY